In a genomic window of Candidatus Manganitrophaceae bacterium:
- a CDS encoding RNA polymerase sigma factor: MSEGAADDIRGTVDDIYRSDSRRVLATLIRLLGDFELAEEAMHDAFIAAVEQWQREGVPKNPAAWLISTGRFKAIDAMRRRARFDASLGEIANRLAAAANDTSGWNEEAVEDDRLRLVFTCCHPALASDAQVALTLREVCGLTTEEIARAFLTTPPTVAQRIVRAKRKIHDAHIPYQVPSQRELPDRLDAVLRVIYLVFNEGYSASSGASLTRHDLSGEAIRLGRLLVALLPEPEAIGLLALMLLQESRRAARTSREGDLILLDKQDRSLWNRDQIAEGIRLVEQALSSRRFGPYSLQAAIAAVHAEAPSTAATDWAQIVGLYEVLMRVEPSPVIALNRAVAVAMRDGPAAGLALVDALLAEGDLRDYHLAHSARADLCRRLGRTEEARASYQRALGLTQQGAERRFLERRLSELPAEP; the protein is encoded by the coding sequence ATGAGCGAAGGTGCAGCCGATGATATACGCGGCACGGTAGACGATATCTACCGCTCCGACTCGCGTCGCGTCCTCGCCACCCTCATTCGGCTGCTCGGCGACTTCGAGCTGGCCGAAGAGGCGATGCACGACGCCTTCATCGCGGCGGTCGAGCAGTGGCAGCGGGAGGGGGTGCCGAAGAATCCGGCGGCGTGGCTCATTTCGACCGGCCGCTTCAAAGCGATTGATGCGATGCGCCGCCGCGCCCGCTTCGATGCATCGCTCGGTGAGATCGCAAACCGACTCGCCGCTGCAGCGAACGACACCTCGGGATGGAATGAGGAGGCGGTGGAGGACGACCGGCTTCGTCTGGTCTTCACCTGTTGCCACCCCGCCCTCGCCTCGGATGCCCAGGTGGCGCTCACCTTGCGGGAGGTCTGCGGCCTGACCACGGAGGAGATCGCCCGCGCCTTCCTCACCACCCCCCCCACCGTCGCCCAGCGGATCGTCCGTGCCAAGCGGAAAATTCACGACGCCCACATCCCCTATCAGGTGCCGTCGCAGCGCGAGCTGCCGGACCGGCTCGACGCCGTCCTCCGGGTGATCTATCTGGTTTTTAATGAAGGCTACTCGGCCTCCTCCGGCGCCTCGCTGACCCGGCACGACCTCTCGGGAGAGGCGATCCGACTGGGAAGACTCCTCGTCGCCCTGCTGCCGGAGCCCGAGGCGATCGGCCTGCTGGCGCTGATGCTGCTGCAGGAATCGCGGCGCGCGGCCCGGACCTCCCGAGAAGGGGACCTGATCCTGTTAGATAAACAAGACCGCTCGCTCTGGAATCGGGATCAGATCGCCGAGGGGATTCGCTTGGTAGAGCAGGCCCTGTCGTCGCGCCGGTTCGGTCCTTACTCTCTCCAAGCGGCGATCGCGGCGGTCCATGCCGAGGCACCGAGCACTGCGGCGACCGACTGGGCGCAAATCGTCGGACTCTATGAAGTGCTGATGCGGGTGGAGCCGTCGCCGGTGATCGCGCTGAACCGCGCCGTCGCGGTGGCGATGCGCGACGGCCCCGCAGCCGGTCTCGCCCTGGTCGACGCCCTGTTGGCAGAGGGCGATCTGCGCGATTACCACCTGGCGCACTCGGCGCGGGCCGATCTCTGCCGACGGCTGGGGAGGACGGAAGAAGCCCGGGCGTCCTATCAAAGGGCGCTCGGTCTCACGCAGCAGGGGGCGGAGCGGCGGTTCCTCGAACGACGACTCAGCGAACTGCCCGCCGAACCATGA
- a CDS encoding YciI family protein, which translates to MRYMMIVKASKESEAGVMPEEKLIAAMAAYHEELVKAGILVDASGLQASSKGFKVKYSGAKRTVVDGPFTEAKELIAGYTIIRVKSKEEAIAWAKRFPNPHGEGTEAEIEVRRFFELEDFAPSEAVERFQKMDLPK; encoded by the coding sequence ATGAGATATATGATGATTGTGAAGGCGAGCAAAGAGAGCGAAGCGGGCGTGATGCCGGAGGAGAAACTGATCGCCGCCATGGCGGCCTACCACGAGGAGCTGGTGAAGGCCGGGATCCTCGTCGATGCCTCCGGGTTGCAGGCCAGCTCCAAGGGGTTTAAGGTGAAATATTCCGGAGCCAAGCGGACCGTGGTCGATGGACCGTTCACCGAGGCGAAAGAGCTGATCGCCGGCTATACGATCATCCGGGTGAAATCAAAAGAAGAGGCGATCGCGTGGGCCAAACGCTTCCCCAATCCGCACGGCGAAGGGACAGAGGCCGAAATCGAGGTCCGCCGGTTCTTCGAGCTGGAAGACTTCGCCCCCAGCGAAGCGGTGGAGCGGTTTCAGAAAATGGACCTTCCAAAGTAA
- a CDS encoding YciI family protein: MQYLLMCCFDEAKWEKIPEAERDKVMKDYHTLLQDLVKSGHLQAGAKLRPSATAVTIRKKNGKPAITDGPFAETKEQLGGYHLIECQDLDEAVGIANRIPTLPLGGSVEVRAIDFQEI; encoded by the coding sequence ATGCAATATCTGCTGATGTGTTGCTTCGATGAGGCAAAGTGGGAGAAGATTCCGGAAGCGGAGCGGGACAAGGTCATGAAGGACTACCACACGTTGCTGCAGGATCTGGTGAAGAGCGGCCATCTCCAGGCCGGCGCGAAGCTGCGGCCGAGCGCGACCGCCGTTACAATTCGGAAAAAGAACGGCAAGCCGGCGATCACCGACGGTCCGTTCGCGGAGACCAAAGAGCAGCTCGGCGGCTATCACTTGATCGAGTGTCAAGATCTCGACGAAGCGGTCGGGATCGCGAACCGCATCCCGACCCTCCCTCTCGGCGGCTCGGTTGAGGTCCGCGCGATCGATTTTCAAGAAATATGA
- a CDS encoding PKD domain-containing protein: MNRMFLWAFSVLLITLPAYAAEDLFDRPNSPSLGSNWSEYLPNFELFDHQIRNKNKKDQEAYFTSSLGIDQQVAVDCKVTAAGNECGLMARWFDANNFYYLQLNPALGSIALFKKSNGVYTRLGMAGRILTYNTFYRLLLVVKGTAISAYFDGEGTPAITAVDRTLSTGSFSGIRSHTNASKTTYFDNFKASPASSPNRPPSARITADPPSGMAPFIAHLDGSASSDPDGTLTSYRWNLGDGTTASGAIIDHIYPVAGTFTVTLSVTDNQGAIGTSQMKLSVTAAEPWTAAPIVDGIHRYSHPKPFQLDNGDLLLGFTTNEDSAEFDYKLVRSIAGAANFPAATQVTVAQESGIDIYEGAFTQLTDPNRTLLIVYGAGANVRTKKSVDRGKTWGPPTTIATQTGNDPHPDLKRLSTGDLYLTYSNNGNIVGRRSIDGGNTWSGEMILSNQPDILRDPSIAETITGDLLVSFMNTGNFSGVQMVRSIDKGSTWSAATDIRGNVGAPSVNDANLLRLENGHLVLSYSVGSNTSAPPPALGTRSLYIRLSYDNGYTWQNETLIFQSGDPHRANFTQLADGSVLGSCATIEGDSNYHISKLIPPSIFFP; encoded by the coding sequence ATGAATCGAATGTTCCTCTGGGCTTTCTCCGTGCTGCTCATCACTCTGCCTGCGTATGCGGCCGAGGATCTCTTTGACAGACCGAACAGTCCGAGCCTCGGTTCAAACTGGAGCGAATACCTTCCTAATTTTGAACTTTTTGATCATCAAATTCGAAATAAGAATAAGAAGGATCAAGAGGCCTATTTCACTTCGTCCCTCGGTATCGACCAGCAGGTGGCGGTCGATTGCAAAGTGACCGCGGCCGGCAATGAGTGCGGGCTCATGGCGCGTTGGTTTGACGCAAATAACTTTTATTATCTTCAATTAAATCCCGCCTTGGGAAGCATTGCACTGTTTAAAAAGAGCAATGGCGTTTATACACGCTTGGGAATGGCCGGCCGGATATTAACGTACAACACCTTCTACCGCCTGCTCCTTGTGGTAAAGGGGACGGCGATCTCCGCCTATTTTGACGGAGAGGGGACCCCTGCAATTACGGCGGTCGATCGCACGCTGAGTACAGGCAGCTTTAGCGGGATTCGCTCCCATACGAACGCGTCTAAAACCACCTACTTTGATAATTTCAAAGCCTCCCCTGCTTCGTCCCCGAACCGGCCTCCCTCGGCTCGCATCACTGCCGATCCTCCATCGGGAATGGCCCCTTTCATCGCCCATCTTGACGGATCTGCTTCTTCCGATCCCGATGGCACGCTGACTTCTTATCGCTGGAATTTAGGGGACGGGACCACCGCAAGCGGTGCCATTATTGATCATATTTATCCTGTTGCCGGAACCTTTACGGTCACGCTCAGCGTCACCGATAACCAGGGCGCCATCGGGACCTCTCAAATGAAGCTGTCTGTAACGGCCGCCGAACCGTGGACTGCGGCTCCCATCGTCGACGGAATTCACCGTTACTCCCATCCGAAACCGTTTCAGCTCGACAATGGCGACCTCCTTCTGGGATTCACTACGAATGAAGATTCCGCCGAATTTGATTACAAGTTGGTTCGATCTATAGCGGGAGCAGCGAACTTTCCGGCGGCAACCCAGGTCACGGTGGCCCAAGAGTCGGGAATCGATATTTATGAAGGAGCCTTCACACAGCTCACCGATCCGAATCGGACACTCCTGATCGTCTATGGTGCAGGCGCGAATGTCCGGACAAAGAAATCCGTTGATCGCGGAAAAACCTGGGGCCCTCCGACAACCATTGCAACCCAGACCGGGAACGATCCCCATCCGGATCTAAAGCGGCTGTCGACGGGAGACCTCTATCTGACCTATAGCAATAACGGAAATATCGTCGGGCGCCGAAGCATCGACGGCGGCAATACCTGGAGCGGCGAGATGATCCTGTCGAATCAACCCGACATCCTGAGAGATCCGTCGATCGCCGAGACCATTACCGGTGATCTGCTGGTCTCCTTCATGAATACCGGAAATTTTAGCGGTGTGCAGATGGTCCGATCCATCGACAAAGGATCGACCTGGAGTGCAGCAACAGACATTCGAGGAAATGTCGGCGCTCCGAGCGTGAACGACGCGAACCTCCTACGGCTCGAGAACGGCCATCTTGTTCTCTCCTATTCGGTCGGCTCCAATACAAGCGCCCCTCCACCTGCGCTTGGAACCAGAAGCCTCTATATCAGACTTTCGTATGATAACGGATATACATGGCAAAATGAGACGCTGATTTTCCAGAGCGGGGATCCGCACCGTGCGAACTTCACGCAACTGGCCGACGGGTCCGTTCTGGGATCGTGTGCAACGATTGAAGGTGATTCGAATTATCATATTTCAAAACTAATCCCCCCCTCTATCTTCTTCCCTTAA
- a CDS encoding YciI family protein — MKYLCLAYEEENKLNILSRSEWDLLRRETLDYVEALRNKGQMISAEALQSSQTASTVRVRNGKVSITDGPFAETKEQLGGFFLIEARDLNEAIQVASQWPSARLGSIEVRPIEEALKENGRYRDAQ, encoded by the coding sequence ATGAAATATCTCTGTCTCGCCTACGAAGAAGAGAACAAGCTCAACATCTTGTCGAGGAGCGAGTGGGACCTCCTCCGACGGGAGACGCTGGACTATGTCGAGGCGCTCCGCAACAAAGGCCAGATGATCTCCGCGGAGGCGCTCCAAAGCAGTCAGACCGCCAGCACCGTGCGGGTCCGCAACGGCAAAGTCTCGATCACCGACGGCCCCTTCGCCGAAACCAAGGAGCAGCTCGGCGGCTTTTTCCTGATCGAGGCGCGGGACCTGAACGAGGCGATCCAGGTCGCCTCCCAATGGCCGTCGGCGCGATTGGGAAGTATCGAGGTCCGGCCGATCGAGGAAGCGCTGAAAGAAAACGGCCGCTATCGGGACGCCCAATAA
- a CDS encoding VOC family protein, translated as MKNKVVFFEIPASDMSKAKTFYETVFDWKVEVWEDKGAMAFTTAIDEDQNPTELGGINGGFYKRKSKNDQPSFGVETESIDQTLQAIEKAGGKIATPKHAIGEWGFMADFTDPEGNAITLWEKAKK; from the coding sequence ATGAAGAACAAAGTGGTCTTTTTTGAAATTCCCGCTTCGGATATGAGCAAGGCAAAAACATTTTATGAGACGGTCTTCGATTGGAAGGTGGAGGTCTGGGAGGACAAAGGGGCGATGGCGTTTACAACGGCGATCGATGAAGATCAAAATCCGACCGAGCTCGGCGGCATCAACGGCGGTTTCTACAAACGGAAATCCAAAAACGACCAGCCGTCATTCGGCGTGGAGACCGAATCGATCGACCAGACGCTTCAGGCGATCGAGAAAGCCGGCGGGAAGATCGCGACCCCCAAACATGCCATCGGAGAGTGGGGCTTTATGGCCGATTTCACCGATCCGGAAGGAAATGCCATCACCCTTTGGGAAAAAGCAAAGAAATAA